The Streptomyces spororaveus genome includes a region encoding these proteins:
- a CDS encoding nucleotide sugar dehydrogenase: MRVVVVGQGYVGLPLAIRAAEVGHQVIGYDVDTRRVKSLAAGESYVEDVSSERLARALARGTYRPSELARDCGGFDVAVVTVPTPLQDGAPDLRYIEESAHTLARFLRPGATVILESTTYPGTTEELFAPILENGSGLTAGEDFHLGYSPERIDPGNTVWGFQQTPKVVSGVDARSLKAVEAFYGELVDTTVPVRSPKEAELAKLLENTFRHVNIALVNEIAMFARHLDIDVWQAIEAASSKPFGFMKFTPGPGVGGHCLPIDPSYLNWRVQRELGQNFRFVELANDINNHMPEYVTRRVIDALNAKRRSVNGSKILLLGLAYKKNTGDARESPAVRIAQLLLDMGAKVRAADPHVVESIKVDARLVRVEPTRKELAAADVVVLLTDHDSFDYQMVTEHASYVLDCRNRVSGPTVEVL; encoded by the coding sequence ATGCGCGTCGTCGTCGTGGGACAGGGATACGTCGGACTGCCCCTGGCCATCCGGGCCGCCGAGGTCGGACACCAGGTGATCGGTTACGACGTGGACACCCGGCGGGTCAAGAGCCTCGCCGCCGGTGAGTCGTACGTGGAGGACGTCTCCTCCGAACGGCTGGCCCGCGCGCTCGCGCGCGGCACCTACCGCCCCAGCGAACTGGCCCGGGACTGCGGCGGCTTCGACGTCGCCGTCGTCACGGTCCCCACCCCCTTACAGGACGGCGCCCCCGACCTGCGCTACATCGAGGAGTCGGCGCACACCCTGGCCCGCTTCCTGCGGCCGGGCGCCACCGTCATCCTGGAGTCCACCACCTACCCGGGCACCACCGAGGAACTGTTCGCGCCCATCCTGGAGAACGGCTCCGGGCTCACCGCGGGCGAGGACTTCCACCTCGGCTACAGCCCCGAACGCATCGACCCCGGCAACACCGTCTGGGGCTTCCAGCAGACCCCCAAGGTGGTCTCCGGCGTCGACGCCCGCTCGCTGAAGGCCGTCGAGGCCTTCTACGGCGAGCTCGTCGACACCACCGTGCCGGTGCGCTCCCCCAAGGAGGCCGAGCTGGCCAAACTGCTGGAGAACACCTTCCGCCACGTGAACATCGCCCTCGTCAACGAGATCGCGATGTTCGCCCGCCACCTGGACATCGACGTCTGGCAAGCCATCGAGGCGGCGTCCAGCAAGCCCTTCGGCTTCATGAAGTTCACCCCCGGCCCGGGCGTCGGCGGTCACTGCCTGCCCATCGACCCCTCGTACCTCAACTGGCGGGTCCAGCGCGAACTCGGCCAGAACTTCCGCTTCGTCGAACTCGCCAACGACATCAACAACCACATGCCCGAGTACGTGACGCGCCGCGTGATCGACGCGCTCAACGCCAAGCGCCGCTCGGTCAACGGCTCCAAGATCCTGCTGCTGGGACTCGCGTACAAGAAGAACACCGGCGACGCCCGGGAGTCGCCCGCCGTCCGCATCGCACAGCTGCTCCTCGACATGGGGGCCAAGGTCCGTGCGGCCGACCCCCACGTGGTGGAGAGCATCAAGGTCGACGCCCGCCTCGTGCGGGTCGAGCCGACCCGCAAGGAACTGGCGGCCGCCGACGTGGTGGTCCTGCTCACCGACCACGACTCCTTCGACTACCAGATGGTCACCGAGCACGCCTCCTACGTCCTCGACTGCCGCAACCGGGTCTCCGGACCCACCGTGGAGGTGCTCTGA
- a CDS encoding WecB/TagA/CpsF family glycosyltransferase — MTRRQSLFGVPLDPLTMDETVQRCLDAVRRGEQIEIGMVNAAKLVNMRRDPLLAEAVAGCDLVLADGQAVVWAGRVLGVRLPERVAGIDLFMRLLAAAEVADIPVYLLGAQEDVLQMMLVQISERFPKLRVAGSRNGYFGDDDQESVADAIADSDARLLFLGMTSPKKEIFTAGYGKRTGAQVVHGVGGSFDILAGITKRAPLVWQRMGLEWFYRTLQEPRRLGKRYLTTNAAFLLMTVRELIHRTPSAGSASANRSY; from the coding sequence ATGACCCGACGACAGTCGCTCTTCGGAGTCCCGCTCGACCCGCTGACCATGGACGAGACCGTGCAGCGCTGCCTCGACGCGGTGCGGCGCGGCGAACAGATCGAGATCGGCATGGTCAACGCCGCGAAGCTGGTCAACATGCGGCGCGACCCCCTCCTCGCCGAGGCGGTCGCCGGCTGCGACCTCGTCCTGGCCGACGGCCAGGCGGTCGTCTGGGCCGGCCGGGTGCTGGGCGTCCGGCTGCCCGAACGGGTCGCGGGCATCGACCTGTTCATGCGGCTCCTGGCCGCCGCCGAGGTCGCGGACATCCCCGTCTACCTGCTCGGGGCCCAGGAAGACGTCCTCCAGATGATGCTCGTGCAGATCTCCGAACGCTTCCCGAAGCTGCGGGTGGCGGGCAGCCGCAACGGCTACTTCGGCGACGACGACCAGGAGTCCGTCGCCGACGCCATCGCCGACAGCGACGCACGGCTGCTGTTCCTCGGCATGACCTCGCCCAAGAAGGAGATCTTCACCGCCGGCTACGGCAAGCGCACCGGCGCGCAGGTCGTCCACGGCGTCGGCGGCTCCTTCGACATCCTCGCCGGCATCACCAAGCGGGCCCCCCTGGTCTGGCAGCGGATGGGCCTCGAATGGTTCTACCGCACCCTCCAGGAGCCGCGCCGTCTCGGCAAGCGCTACCTCACCACCAATGCTGCCTTCCTCCTCATGACGGTCCGGGAACTCATCCACCGCACACCGTCTGCCGGTTCCGCTTCCGCGAACAGGAGTTACTGA
- a CDS encoding acyltransferase — translation MSVRIQPSSQVDESAELGEGTTIWDLAQIREEARLGRGCIVGRGAYVGPGVRIGDHVKLQNYALVYEPAVLGDGVFIGPAAVLTNDFYPRAVDPEGRIKRDGDWEAAGVVVAEGASLGARSVCVAGVRVGRWALVAAGAVVSKDVPDFALVAGVPARRIGWVGRAGVRLVEREGEPGTWECPRSGALHDEKDDTLIERI, via the coding sequence GTGAGTGTCCGTATCCAGCCCTCCTCCCAGGTCGACGAGAGCGCCGAACTCGGTGAGGGAACCACGATCTGGGATCTGGCACAGATCCGTGAGGAGGCCCGGCTCGGGCGCGGGTGCATCGTGGGGCGCGGGGCGTACGTAGGGCCCGGCGTACGGATCGGCGACCACGTGAAGCTGCAGAACTACGCACTCGTCTACGAGCCCGCGGTTCTCGGCGACGGCGTCTTCATCGGCCCCGCGGCGGTGCTCACCAACGACTTCTACCCGCGTGCGGTCGATCCCGAGGGCCGGATCAAGCGAGACGGCGACTGGGAGGCCGCCGGGGTCGTGGTCGCCGAGGGGGCCTCGCTCGGGGCCCGTTCGGTGTGTGTGGCCGGGGTGCGCGTCGGACGCTGGGCGCTCGTCGCGGCCGGCGCCGTGGTGTCCAAGGACGTGCCGGACTTCGCGCTCGTCGCGGGTGTGCCGGCCCGGAGGATCGGCTGGGTGGGCCGGGCCGGAGTCCGCCTGGTGGAGCGCGAGGGAGAGCCGGGCACCTGGGAGTGCCCGCGCAGCGGAGCGCTGCACGACGAGAAGGACGACACGCTCATCGAGCGAATCTGA
- a CDS encoding ion transporter, translating to MKLAARCRVATEAPAFGMVVFCAILFNAALMGVETYSGLAGEYRLALQGAENCCLALFTLEMLLRVGACADRPKAFFRDPWNLFDLAVVASAFVPLVRENTTLLRLLRLARVLRTARFLPHLRILLIAVGRSLPGTASFLFVGALVLYVYAMVGWVCFARSDPGHYGSVGRAMLTLFLLTTLDGLTDAVRAGLQISRLSIVYYASYALLASFVLVNVLIGVVLNSLDEAREIEEEANRAPVPGAEPDVRARIATARRALDEIEASLPVAAERPDRPERRLEASHSGP from the coding sequence ATGAAACTGGCAGCCCGATGCCGGGTGGCCACGGAGGCGCCCGCCTTCGGGATGGTCGTCTTCTGCGCGATCCTCTTCAACGCCGCGTTGATGGGGGTGGAGACGTACAGCGGGCTCGCCGGGGAGTACCGGCTCGCGCTGCAGGGCGCGGAGAACTGCTGTCTGGCCCTGTTCACCCTGGAGATGCTGCTGCGCGTGGGCGCCTGCGCCGACCGGCCGAAAGCATTCTTCCGCGACCCGTGGAACCTCTTCGACCTCGCGGTCGTGGCCTCCGCCTTCGTCCCCCTCGTCCGCGAGAACACCACCCTGCTGCGGCTGCTGCGGCTGGCCCGGGTCCTGCGCACCGCCCGCTTCCTGCCGCACCTGCGCATCCTGCTGATCGCCGTCGGCCGCAGCCTGCCGGGCACCGCCAGCTTCCTGTTCGTCGGCGCACTGGTGCTGTACGTGTACGCCATGGTCGGCTGGGTCTGCTTCGCGCGGTCGGACCCCGGGCACTACGGGTCGGTGGGCCGCGCGATGCTCACGCTGTTCCTGCTGACCACGCTGGACGGCCTGACCGACGCCGTCCGCGCGGGACTGCAGATCTCCCGGCTCAGCATCGTCTACTACGCCTCCTACGCGCTGCTCGCCTCCTTCGTACTGGTGAACGTACTGATCGGCGTCGTCCTCAACTCCCTCGACGAGGCCCGCGAGATCGAGGAGGAGGCGAACCGCGCCCCGGTGCCGGGCGCGGAGCCCGACGTGCGCGCGCGGATCGCCACGGCCCGCCGGGCCCTCGACGAGATCGAGGCGAGCCTGCCGGTGGCGGCCGAGCGGCCGGATCGTCCGGAGCGGCGGCTGGAGGCCTCGCACAGCGGGCCCTGA